The genomic window TAAATAACGTGTGATCGTCAACGCCATTTTTTATATGCCGTTAACTAAATCACGCAGCGGATTCCACATATCGCTGGCGATTAACCCACGCGGCGTTTGCCCCGCTGCGCGATCACCCGCGCAAGCGTGCAACAACACACCCATACGCGCCGCTTCCGTTAAAGAAAATCCTTGTGCTAATAAAGCCGCAATCACGCCCGTTAAAACATCACCCATGCCAGCGGTTGCCATGCCTGAATTACCGCGATCGCACAAACTAATATCTAAATGCTCAGGTTCACACACTAAACTGCCCGCGCCTTTTAACACTATGCGCGCGCCGAAACGTTCGCTTAATGCTTTAGCCGCATGAAAGCGATCATGTTGAATAGTGGTCGTGGTGACATTTAATAAACGCGCCGCTTCACCAGGATGCGGTGTCAAAATCCAATCGCGATGTTTAACCGGATCTTGTGCTAACAAATTCAAAGCATCAGCATCAACAATCAGCGGTTTATGTTGCAACAACACTTGGCTAAACAAACGTCGCGCCCATTTTGATTGACCTAAACCAGGGCCAATCGCAATCACATCTGCACGTTGTATCAATGACAGTAATTCACTGCCGGTATCAACGCCATGCACCATTAACTCGGGATGTCCGACATTTAATGCAGAGGCATGTTCGATCCGCGTAGCGATAGTCACTAAGCCCGCACCACAACGCAGTGCAGCAACGGCAGCTAACAATACCGCACCACTCATGCCTTGATCGCCACCAATAATTAATACATGGCCATAACTATTTTTATGCGCATTTCGCGCACGCGGTTTTTGACAAGCGCGTAAATGTTTAAGTGTTAAACGCTGCGCCGCTGCCGATGTTTCTGTGCACAGTGGCAGCATCAAATCATCAAACACTAATTCGCCAACATGATCTGTCGCTGCAGCGGTAAACAAACCTTGTTTTAAACCCACAAATGTTATGGTTGCAGTGGCGCACACCGCAACACCTAACACGCGACCAGTATCCGCATGTAAACCAGAAGGTAAATCCAACGCGAGAATAGGTGCTTGTGCGTTATTGATGGCATGAATGACTTCTGCAAAGCGCCCTTCTACTTCGCGCTGCAAACCAATGCCTAATAATGCATCAACAATTAAATCTGCCGTGGCTAAACTTTCCCAGGTGTTAACGACCACACCTGCACTTAACCACGCTTGCGCCGCGGTTGCTGCATCGGCTTGTAAATGCTCTATCGAAGTAATTGCAACAACGGTAACGTGCGCACCAGCGGCTTGCGCTAAACGTGCAAAAACATAACCATCGCCGCCATTATTACCCGCGCCACATACGACGGTAATACGTTTATTGCTAAGTTGATTATTAAGAAATCGAATTCGTGCAAATGCGAGCGCCGCAGCGCCCGCACGATTCATTAATTCATAAGCAGGTATATGCAGCTCTTCAATCGCCCGTCGATCAAATTCTCTGATTTGATTCGCACGGTATAAAGCAGTCGGTAAAACATCTACTGTGTCACCGTTATACATACATCACTAACGCAAACGAGGTTCTAACATTGCTTGCACGCCAAATTGAACACCATTGCGCACTTCGCTTAGCAACGTTTCCATAAAGGTTTTCTTGCGGCCGTAATGTTGCAATTCTTTTTCGCCAATAACTTCGCGCGCAACATAATCTACACTGGCTAATTCATCAACCAAACCTAAATTAATACCTTGCTCACCCGTCCAGATCAAACCAGTAAATAACGTTTCATCTTCTTTTAAGCGATTACCGCGTTGCGCTTTAACCGCATCAATAAATTGTTTATGCACTTGATCCAATAAATTTTGCACATGTTGTTGTTGCTCAACATTCACAGGCGTAAAGGGATCTAACATGCCTTTATTATTACCCGCTGTTAACAAGCGACGTTCAATGCCTAATTTGTCCATGGTTTTTACAAAACCAAAACCATCCATGCGCACACCAATAGAACCTACAATACTGGCTTTCGCGGCATAAATTTTTTCCGCACCGGCAGCAACATAATAACCACCGGATGCACCGACATCTTCAATTACTGCATATAACGGCACATCAGGATATTCCGCACGCAAACGCACCATTTCATCATAGATATAAGCTGATTGTACTGGGCTGCCGCCTGGACTATTGATACGTAAAATCACGCCTTTAGTACCGGAGTCTTCAAACGCATCGCGTAATGAATCTATCGTATCTTGTGCGTTGGCATCGCCATCCGCTTCAATGACACCTAACAAATCAACAACCGCCGTATGTGAACCTGTGCTAACGGTACCTTTGCCAGAAAACGCACTCATGGCCATTAACACGCCGATGTAGCCAAAAAATAATATAATAAACACAATTCGCCAACGACGCGTACGACGTTGTTCATGCAAGGAAGCCATGGCGAGGCGCGTTAATAATTGGCGCTCCCAATTTTGTTCGGTGTTTTGTACATCTGCTGATGAATTAGATGATGCTGAATTTTCGGTATCTTGCATGCTCAATTCCTCGTTATTCTAAATTTTAGCGCATCTGCTAAGCAGAGGCTTTGCTCACTTGCAGCTCACGCTGCGTCAGCCATGATAGCAGATGCGTCACGTCTTCCAGTATGGTCAAAGGCGCAAATTTTTCTAAATGACTAGGATCATGCGCGCCCCATGCGACTGCCACAGCGTGCATATTGGCGGCCTTAGCCATTTCAATATCAAATTCGGTATCGCCAATCATTAAAGCCGCACTTGCGGGAACATTAAACGCTTCAAGTAACTCGTGTAACATTTGCGGGTGCGGTTTAGATTGGGTTTCGTCAGCGCAACGACTCGCATGAAACAACGGCGCCAATGCAACGTCGTCTAATACACGATTCAAACCTAAACGACTTTTACCGGTCGCAATCGCCAAATAATAACCTTGTGCACGCAAGTCGTGTAAAAAAGGCTCGACGTTCGCAAACATCGCCGCAGGCGTCACATTCAATTCTAAAAATTGACGTTTGTATTCTTGCACCAAGGTTTCATGTTGTGCTGCGGTCACGCCTTCGGGAAATAAATATTCAAATGCTTGATAAATACCTAAACCAATAATATGCCGTAACGCAGCATCCGTGCGCGCGGGCAACCCCGCATGCGCGATAGCGGCGCGTAAACACGCAACAATTTTTGCGGCGGAATCCATCAAGGTACCGTCCCAATCAAAAATCAGTAATTGATAAGGATTTTGTTTCATGTCAACGCCTCGAGCACTGCATTTAATTCAAGCGTTAACGGCGCCGTGTAATCATGCTGTTCATCGGCATAATCAAACATCAAATGACTGGCGTGCAAAAACAAACGCTTTAAACCTGCCTGCTGTTTTAATGCTTTATTCAAAGCTCGATCACCGTATTTTTCATCACCGGCGACAGGATGCCCAAGACCCGCAGCATGCACGCGGATTTGATGCATACGACCTGTTTCAATTTGAATTTTCACTAAGGAATGTTCGCCATAATATTCTTGTACATCAAAATGGCTAATAGCCGCT from Gammaproteobacteria bacterium includes these protein-coding regions:
- a CDS encoding S49 family peptidase → MQDTENSASSNSSADVQNTEQNWERQLLTRLAMASLHEQRRTRRWRIVFIILFFGYIGVLMAMSAFSGKGTVSTGSHTAVVDLLGVIEADGDANAQDTIDSLRDAFEDSGTKGVILRINSPGGSPVQSAYIYDEMVRLRAEYPDVPLYAVIEDVGASGGYYVAAGAEKIYAAKASIVGSIGVRMDGFGFVKTMDKLGIERRLLTAGNNKGMLDPFTPVNVEQQQHVQNLLDQVHKQFIDAVKAQRGNRLKEDETLFTGLIWTGEQGINLGLVDELASVDYVAREVIGEKELQHYGRKKTFMETLLSEVRNGVQFGVQAMLEPRLR
- a CDS encoding NAD(P)H-hydrate dehydratase — translated: MYNGDTVDVLPTALYRANQIREFDRRAIEELHIPAYELMNRAGAAALAFARIRFLNNQLSNKRITVVCGAGNNGGDGYVFARLAQAAGAHVTVVAITSIEHLQADAATAAQAWLSAGVVVNTWESLATADLIVDALLGIGLQREVEGRFAEVIHAINNAQAPILALDLPSGLHADTGRVLGVAVCATATITFVGLKQGLFTAAATDHVGELVFDDLMLPLCTETSAAAQRLTLKHLRACQKPRARNAHKNSYGHVLIIGGDQGMSGAVLLAAVAALRCGAGLVTIATRIEHASALNVGHPELMVHGVDTGSELLSLIQRADVIAIGPGLGQSKWARRLFSQVLLQHKPLIVDADALNLLAQDPVKHRDWILTPHPGEAARLLNVTTTTIQHDRFHAAKALSERFGARIVLKGAGSLVCEPEHLDISLCDRGNSGMATAGMGDVLTGVIAALLAQGFSLTEAARMGVLLHACAGDRAAGQTPRGLIASDMWNPLRDLVNGI
- a CDS encoding HAD-IA family hydrolase, with the translated sequence MKQNPYQLLIFDWDGTLMDSAAKIVACLRAAIAHAGLPARTDAALRHIIGLGIYQAFEYLFPEGVTAAQHETLVQEYKRQFLELNVTPAAMFANVEPFLHDLRAQGYYLAIATGKSRLGLNRVLDDVALAPLFHASRCADETQSKPHPQMLHELLEAFNVPASAALMIGDTEFDIEMAKAANMHAVAVAWGAHDPSHLEKFAPLTILEDVTHLLSWLTQRELQVSKASA